A stretch of the Elephas maximus indicus isolate mEleMax1 chromosome 3, mEleMax1 primary haplotype, whole genome shotgun sequence genome encodes the following:
- the AGMAT gene encoding agmatinase, mitochondrial, protein MWLLLASGCRRRLGRALGAWGPRSGRSGPGAPPAAGLCDPQRSPSRQTSDAPRNQPASAEFVARSVGVCSMMRLPIQASPEGLDAAFVGVPLDIGTSNRPGARFGPRRIREESVMLRSANPSTGALPFQFLMVADLGDVNVNLYNLQDSCRLIQEAYQKIVAAGCVPLTLGGDHTITYPILQAMAKKHGPVGLLHVDAHTDTADKALGEKLYHGTPFRRCVDEGLLDCKRVVQIGIRGSSMTLDPYRYNRNQGFWVVLAEDCWMKSLVPLMGEVRQQMGGKPIYISFDIDALDPAYAPGTGTPEIAGLTPSQALEIIRGCQGLNVVGCDLVEVSPLYDPSGNTALLAANLLFEMLCILPKVKVV, encoded by the exons ATGTGGCTGCTGCTGGCGTCGGGCTGCCGCCGGCGCCTGGGGCGCGCTCTGGGCGCATGGGGGCCGCGCTCCGGTCGCTCGGGGCCCGGGGCTCCACCTGCCGCGGGGCTCTGCGACCCCCAGCGCAGCCCGAGCCGCCAGACCTCCGACGCCCCCCGCAACCAGCCCGCAAGCGCAGAGTTCGTGGCCCGCTCCGTGGGCGTCTGCTCTATGATGCGGCTGCCCATTCAGGCCTCCCCCGAGGGGCTGGACGCCGCTTTTGTCGGGGTGCCGCTGGACATTGGGACCTCCAATCGGCCTGGGGCGAG ATTCGGCCCCCGTCGGATCAGGGAGGAATCAGTGATGCTGCGGTCAGCCAATCCTAGCACGGGGGCCCTCCCCTTCCAGTTCCTCATGGTCGCGGACCTGGGCGATGTGAACGTCAATCTTTACAACCTCCAGGACAGCTGCCGGCTCATTCAGGAGGCCTATCAGAAAATCGTAGCAGCTGGCTGTGTTCCTCTGACCTTGG gTGGAGATCACACAATCACATATCCCATACTACAAGCAATGGCTAAAAA GCATGGCCCTGTGGGATTGCTGCACGTGGATGCGCACACGGACACAGCCGACAAGGCCCTGGGAGAGAAGCTGTATCACGGGACGCCCTTCCGCCGGTGTGTGGACGAGGGGCTCCTGGACTGTAAGCGGGTGGTGCAGATTGGCATCCGGGGCTCTTCCATGACCTTGGATCCCTACAGATACAATCGGAACCAG GGCTTCTGGGTCGTCCTTGCAGAAGACTGCTGGATGAAGTCGCTGGTTCCCTTGATGGGGGAGGTGAGGCAGCAGATGGGAGGCAAACCCATCTATATCAGCTTTGATATTGATGCCTTGGATCCCGCCTATGCCCCAGGGACAGGGACACCTGAAATCGCTGGTCTCACCCCTAGTCAG GCTCTGGAGATCATCCGGGGCTGTCAAGGCCTGAATGTGGTGGGTTGTGACCTTGTGGAAGTCTCACCGTTATATGATCCTTCTG GAAACACAGCGCTGCTGGCGGCTAACCTGCTGTTTGAAATGCTGTGCATTCTCCCCAAAGTGAAAGTTGTCTGA